ctcatcaaacccctgggactcaaagcagccttgggcaaatctgagctccctccactcaaggctggacctgcaggtttcagctccttggcaccaactcccacctgcttggcttggagaaagagctgcctgagacacagagggatgttcatttattgtcagcaaacaaaaccaaaggaaggcacagctcaataaaaaccagaagtccttcccctgctgtatATTAAGTCCACATGGCCTCCACTGAAGTCCACTTTGCACAGTAGATAGTCTTAGACCAATGACAAACCCCGTTCTGTGTCAAGCACACATCCCAAGATCCCCCCAAAACTCCATGCCCTGGATTCTGTCCATATTTGCCCTTTGCACACAGTGagtcacacactgaagtcacaagTTCCCTCCatccacagagggaggaaaagaggaagtgaatgaatttctgtgttgtgcagAGCTAAATCTGCACTCATCCCAATATTCTGGGCTTACAGGACCTTTATCAAACAccttctgcagcatctgttcactgggcaaacatctgtgtggatggccaggcccaaggagtggtgggcaatggagttccagccaggggtgttcccagggctcagcactgggctcagggcacttcaatctctttctcaaGGATCTGCACAAGGGCATCGAGTGCAGCCTGAGGCAGTTCCCAgggacaccaagctggggggagtgttgatgtgctggagggcaggaaggctctgcagagggatctggacaggctggatccatgggcccaGGCCACTTGgaggaggttcaacaaggccaagtgccgggtcctgccctgggctcaCAACCACCCCAAAGCCCTGACCATGGCCTGCAACtggtccccacagcctgtcctgtgtccttaATCCCTCCATTTCCAAGGACTTTGTGGGACAatggagctctgtgctctggatacagagggagctccaagtgccactggagtgggaaccaCAACTCCTCAGGTTTGTGTTCTTTGGGAGGTGTGGAACTGGTGAGACTTAGAGCCACAGAAAGTTTCTCTTCATTGCCCACAAACAAAATTTAAACTCAATACAATTTATAAAcatcccagctcttccctcagTTTTCCTCAGCCACAGTGACCTGGAGAATGCACATCCTTGATGTGCTGGTGccacagcccagggtgctcctggCCTCCcttgctgccagggcacacggctgcctcctgcccagctccctgcccacccacagcttctgacagggctgctcccagccaggcagctccagctgtgccatggccaggctgAGTCCCCTGCAGGGGCACACACTGCCATTTGTCCCTCGGGGATTTCAGCAGGTTCCTGCCCAGAcgtgctctcctcctccctgaagcccttccctgcctgggatggagccccattgtgtttgtgcaggaatggatccatggccatcctgccactgccccaattgaatgctgcacaaacgtcactgcaggcccgaccctggatgcaggaacagtctgggaactccaggcctgctgacattcagcagagccagtcggggtcccaaagagcacaagggattgactgcaacccctgcaggtctctggcattgctggggacaaaggcaggaactgccaggagctctgcagagccctgacagtgccactgcaatcccaagctgcattgcccggggcaaccctcagcacagccaaggccacaacccttcctgaaaggtgtcccttctgggcagggccagggggacaaacccctccatctgtccctgcacatgttgggtccaattctcatcccccacttagggacaaagtcagcctacattgggtgtttagctttgcatttgcttcactcttttgtgcttccaacacacacaccccccagtctgggcagagtctggccccccaaagaacacaagacctgactatttgtggctcctgctgcaggggctggaacttgggccacaatctgtgccaggagcagagaggtccctccccacagaaacttcttggccatggagttcttaagaaaaggggacaggctgtggggatcacttgcagggcacagccagggacatATCTTGACCAGCCTCCTGTTTACCATGACCAGCTTTTTcagcctcttttctctctgttttctcacgTTTGTTCCTCCACAAACCGCTGTGATCCcacccttccccttcctttcgTTCTTTCCTAGACATCCCATGACAAGTCTTCCTCAGTCCCCAAATGTGCTTTCTTGTTGCCCATCCTAAGTCTCAGACCCCAAGCATGAAAACCCCACCCACATTTGTGAGGTCATCCTGGGAGGTTCTGCCATTGACCCACTTTGGTGAAGCCTTCACACAGATATATTCGAACTCTTTTTGAATTATGTTTTTACCTTTTGGGCTTAGAAGGGTTTCTCCAAAAACATGGCAATTCATGTCCTCATAAAtggaaattctttggagaaggagatAGGGACTGAAAGTAtcccagaaatattttgcttggaAAAGAgctaaaaggtcatctggtccaagtccctggaTGTGGGCAGTGACATCTTTTACTGGTTAAAATTACTCACTTTCCCTGACCTTGGACgaatgcagggatgggacatccacttCTCTGGAAATCTGCTTCAGTTCTTGCCACCCTcattgttaaatatttcttcctattataaatataatactctagtctttcagttcaaagccattgCCCCCTGTTCTgccactacaggccttggtaaaacgtatccctgtgttttccttagactatgagcaccatgtgttcatctgcaaacaccttggagagtacccagggatctcccaagaaaagatttggaggcctcaagcacatgagcactcTGCAGGGACTAAGGAGCTCTGGGCtccatggtgtggagactgaggacagtacaGGAGTAGCCAGAGAAGGTTTGAAGGatggatccttttgtcatagcAGGAGACAgcatgagaaataaagaaataatgccaagtgcagctggggaggtccaggctggaaacaaagagaaagaagtttCACTCTGAGGGCAATGGTGTGATGCAACACatcacccaggaggagtctggatgaggccaaggctttgtgtgtgcaggaagagccagggaggacgcagagatgtcagtgcaggaaggtgccagccaggtggggcagccggggggatgacgacagcctgcagggaaaggggcagggcatggacaccgtaggacagcctgggctggagaggagacagggagggggagaagctgaaaggccctgccacagccaccttctgcaggcctttggccatggctgctgtctgtgcccctgaggccaggaggaggggagtgccccttgcagccctggggcctcagggcctccttgtccctgctcagcagcctggcaggtgccaccccatggtcctgcccttggcattgcacatcccacatcccagtgccccaggaagagccctgaggaatgaggcagggacaggatctgccttcccaggggctgggggtcagggcttggccccttggattaaggaaacaagtcaaggtttcttcagcatcagagccacctttcccttgcttgtccatccttggcatcactgtctgcagttttctgctctaactggaacctggggacatgttctcagttgtgtccctcagtgagactcattagcactacaagaaactttagtgtttcaatctcactttgacttcctcaaaagttgtttgaacttcctctcagggactgagtctcatgtaaacaacatcaaacccccctgggggtcatgaaatgcctggggctgttgctgtgctgctgagctgggccgggctcctggcacacagggagctcctggcaagcaagaagagcttcaaagagacaactctgctggtgagcagctcctctgcacagcccagcagggatgagggcactgcctgcaggcACTGAGGGGAAGGGAGTGAGGCAGGAAAAGGTTCAAGGGAATCAAGATTGCAAAGACATTGAGCTGAACCTTCAGTTTGGGAGAGGTTTTCACAGCCTCTCCATGGTAAGTCTATGCAGGGAGGACAGTGTTGCTTGTGTGCCTGGAGGAATCTCccaaagctggcacatcccacagcctggAGGATCTTTTAGGAGGACTCCCACAGTTTCTCTgttgcagaggagcaggaggagctccaGGGCAGGGCTTCCCTGTGGCACcagcagagggacagggcaggaggcTCTTTCCAGGGACAGCTGCAGGGTGTGAaggggggtgcagccaggggtgcccagggctgtcctgcagagcagggtcctgcagcccagggctctgtgttGCGGGGAAGGAACTCTTTGCCTGCAGGATCAACCCTcagcctgcccagggagctACGGATGGTGCTGTGGGGAGAAGCTGTGTGTGGAAGGGGGAAGTCATggtggagcagggtcctgctgctTTGGAGAGTGTTTTACATGATGCATCAGGGCTTCTCACAGCTCCAGTCTGTAGCCAGGTAATTTCAGAGGGGACATTTCCTGAGCACATTAGGGGCAGGGCTTTTGTGCTTGAGTCTCTGCTTTCCTGAATCTGTGCTTGCACATTTGCCTGGCTCAGCTTGGTGGGAATGGAATCTCAGCTGTGCAGGTTAGAGCAGGAGCatctctgctgccctgggcccatttgctgctgagcagggcctgAGGGGActgtcctgccctggggctgtctgggaggggctgtgcagggctgggaagggaaagccTTTCCTCAGGGCCCGGCTGTCTCTCTCCTTGCCTTGCTCAGGTGTTCCTGCTATTGCTAACAGTCTCTCTGGGAATGGCAGGTTGAGCTGCAGAGTCAggcccagcccctggggctcctcctgtgcagggctgagcacagcaaggaggtgtcccagctctctgtgtcctggggggctctgggctctggcaggctgggaatgagcCGACTCTGCCTGACTTTGGGAAAGGGGGGAGCCAATTTCTCTGCTGTGGgtccctctgctctccaggggaAAACAGGAGTGTAACTTTGAGATGAGTCTCAGAAAGGTGCCAGTGcagggcagctggcacaggacagagggacagagcagctcccCTCACTCTGCACTGGGCCTCAGACAATCCTCCTGCCTCACAGGCCTCTCTGTTCTCCCTGAGGGCAGCAGAAtctctccctctgccttctGCCATCCCCTTCCTgcaccctggcagtgctgttGCTTACAAGCTGCTCTGCCTTAGGAGCAGATTCTTTGTCAAAGTTCACCCCCCAGGACTGGCCCTGCCCTCCCTGTTCCCGTGCCCTGactggggggagcagggctgaCTGCCCAGTGTCCTGCAGGCCGAGgttctgctgctcacagagcaCTTGGCCAGCAGCAATCAGGGCTCCAGCGACCACGGGGAAGGAAGGACACCTGGACATGGTCAAGCGGGAGGTGTTGAGGAACAGGGATGGGCCTCTGAGAAAGGGCTTTGgcttttcccagagaagtttgCCCTGCACAGTCACTGTCCTTTCCTCCTTGAACAGGTCCCCATGTccagaggcagcaaatgtccaacagcacttccctcacccagttcctcctcctggcattggcagacaggcgggagctgcagctcctgcacttctggctcttcctggccatctccctggctgccctcctggccaacggcctcatcctcagcgccgtagcctgcgaccaccacctgcacacccccatgggcttcttcctgctcaacctctccctcacagacctgggctgcatctgcaccactgtccccaaagccatgcacaattccctccataacaccacaaccatctcctacataGGATGTGCTGCCCAggtctttctgcttgtcttcttCCTTGGaacagagtatttcctcctcaccatcatgtgctacgaccgctacgttgccatctgcaaacccctgcactacgggaccctcctgggcagcagagcttgtgcccacatggcagcagctgcctgggccactggctttctctattcactgctgcacacagccagtatattttccctgcccctgtgccagggcaatgccctgggccagttcttctgtgaactcccacacatcctcaagctctcctgctcacactcaggctacctcagggaacttGGGCTCCTTGGGGTTAGTGGTTGTTTAGCacttggttgttttgttttcattgttttctcctatctgcagatcttcagggctgtgctgaggatcccctctgagcagggacggcacaaagccttttccacgtgcctccctcacctggctgtgctctccctCTTTGTCAGCACCGCAGCATTTGcccacctgaagcccccctccatctcctccccatccctggatctggcactatcagttctgtactcggtggtgcctccagcactgaaccccctcatctacagcctgaggaaccaggagctcaaggatgccctgaggataatgatgactggatgcttcTCAGGAGCAGTAAAGTGCCAgttttctggtgtgtagcattcagaatgggactcactaatggcccagccttcctgttCACATTTTTCGTGGAGGTCATCGGGTTCTTCTTGCAGtaatattttctgtgcaatgaaatattattatgcatctgccttttAATTTActgtctacccattgaatttgacccagagatgtataaatgatgaattgtgctctctaagtatttaaacaaaattaaggaccctgcagtgccttctttgtccaagacccttcttctcagatgttcccaaaggacagcacactgcaggacagggggtatttgcaaacgggaaggggacaataatcccagcccagcagcactgccagggagcagcagtgcttggcctgtccagagctgctctcttgccactcccacactgtcctcctgagcccctttctcactctaaggcctgagtgctctctgagcacagtcctggggggtggaagcccttggagcacaggcagggacaggccctggcaacttgtgaagcagagctgggctccctcccagcatctccaggatgctctgggatcttctgaggccactgcatggactggggcacttcttctgtcaccttgctccagggctgcaactCTCCTTCAGTGtccccatgacactcctgctctctgctttccaggttccattttcagatccagtcttcccctcctgttcccagggacatcctgggagtgcttcagagctgccatcctggggcagctcctgcccagcgtgggcaggcacaaggtctctccagctgctcctctcccctccccagtgccactgttttctgcagcctcctcatccttgcccagcacagccctcctggcacagttggacacagcccttgttctcccccctcctcaggcacctgcccaaccccctcagctccagcctgatggccacaaaccttcagggcagggaggcactggggaaaatgctgagggaacctttcagctgcactcaaatccaactggaggggttggcctcgaggaagaaatcccttctcattctccacaaccaccaggacaacctttgttgtgtcctgggcactcctctgcaagtgtgggctatggaaaaggttttggtgtcagggagattgagaaggctgggcagtgtcactgggagacctctcccaaacccttggaaaggccagagccagcccagagcttcctggggccttggcaaaggcagacctggaagcagtctgcaaacagggcagcaaggagggttggcagagttccacactgctcaggctcagcagggaaggggatggggcaagtcctgctgcagccattgccaggcatgggaaagacaaggcagggattgcagaacccctgtgggagggaaaagaagggatgTTGTGTGTCCAGACGTTatcaaggcctttgacatgaTCTCCTGTGGCCTCCTTagagccagactggtgagagctagactgaagaagtggaagatgtggcCCTTGGaaagttggctgaatgaagaacgccaaataaaatccatggtacaagCTCCTCTTGGCAGTAAATTtgtgaaatccctcagtggtTACCCCTTGAAATCCACtatagaacatctttattatctctctgtacaatgggacaaaatgtattttcatgtcctttgtggatgatgccaaatttcagggagcccttgagcaacctgtcctggtttaaagacacatattggggcaggaactccaataaaatgaatttaCTCCTCTTTTATTCTCCACCagtacaaggagacaaaatacaaggaggtataagtaaaaaaaaataacagttgacTGACgagaaatatagcagcaaaaacaacaataccaacagaacagttcaaagcatcagcagagagagaaattgcctcctctctccccccctgccccaactcccttttgtaaacagataaaaacagggatcaacacgtgcctcccttcccccttttctccctgaATATACAAAGAACGAAAAACAAAACCTTTGGAAAGGGGacaaagcaaaatctgggaaaccctctggtctgagatcagttgtgctgcccaagaacacgctgactccagaggtgtccaagtggggcagagccggcgactccggtccgtgcggcggcgggggggaggcagcggctctgcttgattccatggagttctggggaggcacagtggccccttggttccatgagggtctgagatgtctcagtggtccttttgttccaaagagaccccgcatgtcacaatggtcccttggttccatgagattccacagtgtccctgcattcctttggttccaggaggccctgcagtgtcacagggccacttgattctgtgactttacaaagaatcagaatggccccttgatttaaggtcaactgcacatggggctgccttaggggtgtgtgggcacccagacaagggagttgtcaccccctggactcagccctggggtcaccacatctggactggtctgtctgtctgtgaggttccccattctggaggaatgaggaagaactggagagggtctagaggagatctgacaggatggagcttttctctgtattggaaatagaatgaaatctccacaaagagtgGCATGGaaagttcagactgaaggtgaggaaaaagaaatgtcactcaatGGGGACCCTTGTGGtgcaagaggtcacccagagggagtcaggatcagcccatggctttgtgtctcagggaacagccagagctggtgcagagccatcagggagggtctagaaatgctgctgggagggggtgggaaagcaggagggtgtgtgcagcctgcaaggccagagcagcagcagggccagggcaggacagcctgcaggagagatggccaagggctctggcagggctgcaaggcccaaaggcacccaggcctttgtccccttgcctctggcagctgcctctgccactcaggccaccacaagccactttcctggcaggttctgcacttgggttCTGCCTtgcccctccctcagcagcctggcaggggttgcccagttttgggcctttgttgttcctccccctcccatcccagtgccccccaaacagccctgagccagccgggagggacaggatctgctgggccagggcctggggctcaggccttggtctttgtgctccacaaaaccaaggcaggctttgctcagcattgcaggggcctgcccagagcctttgtctgcctgcactcctggcctccaaggagctgctccaaggagtccctggggaggctttggcagtgcctgccctcagtggggcccagcaatgcttcaaggcacttgcagtttggcttctgacttcttcagcagctgcttcaatcttctctcagtacctcaggatcatggactgggctgcaaacacaccgtggggctcattaaaatccagaaatccctcaggatctctttgtcttcctttaattgtcttcaaggcaatttcaaaacaagtcttcaaaatttgtacttctttttttaattcaattaaggatatttttatttcaggggagaggtgatagaggtaatctccaagtgatcttgatgctgagcgtctcctcaggagatccagactgaccctggatgatcaaccttgctcctcacccccaacctcaccagttctgacatggcccatcttggactgacagctgctgcagctgcaaacacactgtgggacccattaaaatactgaaaaaaaaattattttaaacactgaaaaacaaattatttcccttcctttgatTGTCTTCAAGTCTTAAAGTCTTCTACAGCTAATTAGAGTTTTTTTGTActttagctaaggaggaagattttaaagtggaagtcacaaaaaatatattttttttgatgaaagtGAATTATTTACACAatgccttgggatgcaagaagATCAGGGCacaaaggatttggatccaaagacaagggggcaaaagagattagtagcacttaatcattgaccaacTGAACAATTATCAAGggattcaatagcatttgctgcaattttaacagtgactgaattcaAGATTCACAAGGACAACATTCCCTGGAAAGTCAATTCTtacccacacccaggcagagatgtgtgcacacatcaggtgctgggggtggaaaggtccctctccaaaattctccttgttgtcagggaaacactcccaccAANNNNNNNNNNNNNNNNNNNNNNNNNNNNNNNNNNNNNNNNNNNNNNNNNNNNNNNNNNNNNNNNNNNNNNNNNNNNNNNNNNNNNNNNNNNNNNNNNNNNNNNNNNNNNNNNNNNNNNNNNNNNNNNNNNNNNNNNNNNNNNNNNNNNNNNNNNNNNNNNNNNNNNNNNNNNNNNNNNNNNNNNNNNNNNNNNNNNNNNNcacggattgtgacattccaggaactgagacattccacggactatgacaccccagggactgtgatattccacggactgtgacattccagggactgagacattccacggactgtgacatttcccGGACTGTGACacgcacggactgtgacaccctcggactgtgacattcaacggactgtgaatttccagggactgattatttacaaggactgtgacattccacggactgtgacacccacggactgtgacaaccacggactgtgacattccacaaactgtgacattccaaggtctgagacattccactgactgtgacattccaccgaCGGGgccattccacggactgtgacgttccacgaactctaacattccacagacagtgacattccggggactgtgacacccacggactgtaacattccacggactgtgacgaccacggactgtgacattccacggactgtgaatttccacaGACTGCTACACCCACGGTCcgtgatattccaggaactgagacattccatggacagtgatattccatggattgtgacacccacggactgtgacattccggggactgtgacacccacgaagtgtgacattccaggaacggagacattccacggactgtgacattccagggactagacattccacagactgtgacattccatggactgtgacatccacggactgtgacattccacggactgtgacattccaaggcctgaaacattcaactgactgtgacattccacggactatgacattccttggactgtgacattccaggaactctaacattccacagacagtgacattccggggactgtgacaccaacgcactgtgacattccacagactgtgacattccacggactgtgacattccacagactgtgacattccacggactgtggcacccacggactgtgatgttccaggaactgaggcatTCCATGAACAGTGatattccggggactgtgacacccacgaagtgagacattccagggactgagacattccatggactgtgacattccaggtactagacattccacggactgtgacattccagggactctgacacccacggactgtgacattccagggactttgaaattccacgaactgtgatattgcacggactgtgacacccacggactgtgacattgcagggactgtgacactcactgactgtgacattccagggactgagacattccacagactgtgacattccagggaatgtgacacccacggactgtgacattccatggactctgacattccagggactctgacattccagggactgtgacactcgtggactgtgatattccatggactgtgacattccacggactgtgacattccagggacttggacattcaacgaactgtgacattccacagactgtgacacccacggactgtgacattccactgactgtggcATTACAGGGGCTGTGACATtatacggactgtgacattccagggactgcgacattctagggactgtgacattccacggacattGACATGCAACGGACTgctacattccacagactgtgacattccacagactgtgacattccagggactgtgacaccaacggactgtgacgttccaggaactctaacattccacggactgtgacattccatggactctgacattccatgaagtgtgacattccacggactgtgacattccagggactctgacacccacggactgtgacattccacggactgtgacggccacggactgtgacattccagggtctgagacattccacggactgtgacatttcacggactgtgacacgcACGGACTGTGATACcctcggactgtgacattcaacggattgtgaatttccagggactgattatttacaaggactgtgacattccacggactgtgacacccacaaactgtgacaaccacggactgtgacattccacggactgtgacattccaaggcctgaaacattccactgactgtgacattccaccgaCGGGGCCATTCCACGGACagtgacgttccaggaactctaacattccacagacagtgacattccggggactgtgacacccacgcactgtgacattccatgcactgtgacattccacggactgtgacattccacagactgtgacattccacggactgtgacacccacggactgtgatattccaggaactgaggcatTCCACGAACAGTGatattccggggactgtgacacccacgaagtgagacattccagggactgagacattccacggactgtgacattccaggtactagacattccacggactgtgatattccacggacggtgacacccacggactgtgacattccatggactttgacattccacgaactgtgatattgcacggactgtgacattgcagggactgtgacactcactgactgtgacattccagggactgagacattccacagactgtgacattccagggaatgtgacacccacggactgtgacattccatggactctgacattccagggactctgacattccagggactgtgacactcgtggactgtgatattccatgga
This Pseudopipra pipra isolate bDixPip1 chromosome W, bDixPip1.hap1, whole genome shotgun sequence DNA region includes the following protein-coding sequences:
- the LOC135404920 gene encoding olfactory receptor 14C36-like, which produces MHNSLHNTTTISYIGCAAQVFLLVFFLGTEYFLLTIMCYDRYVAICKPLHYGTLLGSRACAHMAAAAWATGFLYSLLHTASIFSLPLCQGNALGQFFCELPHILKLSCSHSGYLRELGLLGVSGCLALGCFVFIVFSYLQIFRAVLRIPSEQGRHKAFSTCLPHLAVLSLFVSTAAFAHLKPPSISSPSLDLALSVLYSVVPPALNPLIYSLRNQELKDALRIMMTGCFSGAVKCQFSGV